The following are from one region of the Epinephelus fuscoguttatus linkage group LG11, E.fuscoguttatus.final_Chr_v1 genome:
- the LOC125897122 gene encoding alpha-1-antiproteinase-like, which yields MCGIFCALAALLLAAAWADHQHHHGCDHSHEGELSCHKLSSPNADFAFALYKSLNAHTAAGKNIFYSPLGISTALSMMSTGAGGETHSQLFSSLGYSTLNQTQVNEAYEHLFHMYGHSQEDQRLDVGNAVALRSGFTPLEKFLNDCDCVV from the coding sequence ATGTGTGGCATCTTTTGTGCACTCgcagcactgctgctggctgcagcatggGCAgaccaccaacaccaccatgGCTGTGATCACAGCCATGAGGGAGAGCTGAGCTGCCACAAGCTGTCGTCTCCCAATGCTGACTTTGCCTTTGCCCTCTACAAAAGTCTGAATGCCCACACTGCTGCTGGAAAGAACATCTTCTACTCGCCACTGGGCATCTCCACCGCCCTGTCCATGATGTCTACAGGGGCCGGTGGTGAAACCCACAGTCAGCTGTTCTCCAGCTTGGGCTACAGCACCTTAAACCAGACTCAGGTCAATGAAGCATACGAGCATCTTTTCCACATGTATGGACACAGCCAGGAGGATCAGCGGCTGGATGTTGGTAACGCTGTGGCCCTGCGCTCTGGCTTCACTCCTCTGGAGAAGTTCCTGAACGATTGTGATTGCGTTGTGTAG
- the LOC125897092 gene encoding alpha-1-antitrypsin homolog isoform X2 — MAVKMRGIFCALAALLLAAAWADHHRQHHHGSDHSHEGELSCHKLSSPNADFAFALYKSLNAHTAAGKNIFYSPLGISTALSMLSTGAGGETHSQLFSSLGYSTLTQAQVNEAYEHLFHMLGHSQDDQQLNVGSAVAVRSGFTPLEKFLNDIKQHYSGEVFNVDFTKSADAAAEINGFIANKTQDKIKDMVKDLDPDMAMVLINYVYFKAQWKSPFSSEFTSKDSFFLKKNTEVEVDMMLRLGDYNTYWDTENHTTVIMLPYNSSTSMMIVLPDEGKMEEVEGYINKDYIHHWHNSVSMTYVSLFLPKFSISTDASLEDILTRMGMTNAFGDNADFSGMSEEVKLKVSKVSHKAMLSVTEEGTEAAAVNIFELITVLLPPTVRIDRPFLVFILETSTKSILFMGKINNPTAM, encoded by the exons ATG GCTGTAAAGATGCGTGGGATCTTTTGTGCACTTgcagcactgctgctggctgcagcatggGCAGACCACCACAGACAACACCACCATGGCTCTGATCACAGCCATGAGGGAGAGCTGAGCTGCCACAAGCTGTCATCTCCCAATGCTGACTTTGCCTTTGCCCTCTACAAAAGTCTGAATGCCCACACTGCTGCTGGAAAGAACATCTTCTACTCGCCACTGGGCATCTCCACCGCCCTGTCCATGCTGTCTACAGGGGCCGGTGGTGAAACCCACAGTCAGCTGTTCTCCAGCTTGGGCTACAGCACCCTCACCCAGGCGCAGGTCAACGAAGCATATGAGCATCTCTTCCACATGTTGGGACACAGCCAGGATGATCAACAGCTGAATGTTGGTAGCGCTGTGGCTGTGCGCTCTGGCTTCACTCCTCTGGAGAAGTTCCTGAACGACATCAAGCAACACTACTCTGGTGAGGTCTTCAACGTCGATTTCACCAAATCTGCAGACGCTGCAGCTGAGATCAACGGATTCATTGCTAATAAAACCCAGGACAAGATCAAAGACATGGTGAAGGACCTGGACCCTGATATGGCCATGGTGCTGATCAACTATGTCTACTTTAAAG CACAGTGGAAATCACCTTTCAGCAGTGAATTTACAAGCAAAGATAGCTTCTTTTTGAAGAAGAACACTGAAGTTGAGGTGGACATGATGCTAAGGTTGGGTGACTACAACACCTACTGGGATACTGAGAACCACACCACTGTCATCATGCTGCCCTACAATAGCAGCACCTCTATGATGATCGTCCTGCCTGATGAAGGCAagatggaggaggtggagggctACATCAACAAGGACTACATCCATCACTGGCACAACTCAGTCTCCATGAC ATATGTGAGTCTGTTCCTGCCAAAGTTTTCCATCTCTACTGACGCTTCCTTGGAAGACATACTGACACGTATGGGCATGACCAACGCTTTTGGGGACAATGCTGATTTCTCTGGCATGTCTGAAGAGGTCAAGCTCAAAGTCTCAAAG GTGTCCCACAAGGCTATGCTGAGTGTTACTGAGGAGGgaacagaggcagcagcagtcaACATTTTTGAGCTTATAACTGTATTGTTGCCACCAACAGTGAGAATTGACAGACCCTTCCTGGTCTTCATCCTGGAGACCTCCACCAAGAGCATCCTCTTCATGGGCAAGATCAACAACCCCACAGCTATGTAA
- the LOC125897092 gene encoding alpha-1-antitrypsin homolog isoform X1, translating to MAVKMRGIFCALAALLLAAAWADHHRQHHHGSDHSHEGELSCHKLSSPNADFAFALYKSLNAHTAAGKNIFYSPLGISTALSMLSTGAGGETHSQLFSSLGYSTLTQAQVNEAYEHLFHMLGHSQDDQQLNVGSAVAVRSGFTPLEKFLNDIKQHYSGEVFNVDFTKSADAAAEINGFIANKTQDKIKDMVKDLDPDMAMVLINYVYFKAQWKSPFSSEFTSKDSFFLKKNTEVEVDMMLRLGDYNTYWDTENHTTVIMLPYNSSTSMMIVLPDEGKMEEVEGYINKDYIHHWHNSVSMTYVSLFLPKFSISTDASLEDILTRMGMTNAFGDNADFSGMSEEVKLKVSKVSHKAMLSVTEEGTEAAAVNIFELITVLLPPTVRIDRPFLVFILETSTKSILFMGKINNPTAM from the exons GCTGTAAAGATGCGTGGGATCTTTTGTGCACTTgcagcactgctgctggctgcagcatggGCAGACCACCACAGACAACACCACCATGGCTCTGATCACAGCCATGAGGGAGAGCTGAGCTGCCACAAGCTGTCATCTCCCAATGCTGACTTTGCCTTTGCCCTCTACAAAAGTCTGAATGCCCACACTGCTGCTGGAAAGAACATCTTCTACTCGCCACTGGGCATCTCCACCGCCCTGTCCATGCTGTCTACAGGGGCCGGTGGTGAAACCCACAGTCAGCTGTTCTCCAGCTTGGGCTACAGCACCCTCACCCAGGCGCAGGTCAACGAAGCATATGAGCATCTCTTCCACATGTTGGGACACAGCCAGGATGATCAACAGCTGAATGTTGGTAGCGCTGTGGCTGTGCGCTCTGGCTTCACTCCTCTGGAGAAGTTCCTGAACGACATCAAGCAACACTACTCTGGTGAGGTCTTCAACGTCGATTTCACCAAATCTGCAGACGCTGCAGCTGAGATCAACGGATTCATTGCTAATAAAACCCAGGACAAGATCAAAGACATGGTGAAGGACCTGGACCCTGATATGGCCATGGTGCTGATCAACTATGTCTACTTTAAAG CACAGTGGAAATCACCTTTCAGCAGTGAATTTACAAGCAAAGATAGCTTCTTTTTGAAGAAGAACACTGAAGTTGAGGTGGACATGATGCTAAGGTTGGGTGACTACAACACCTACTGGGATACTGAGAACCACACCACTGTCATCATGCTGCCCTACAATAGCAGCACCTCTATGATGATCGTCCTGCCTGATGAAGGCAagatggaggaggtggagggctACATCAACAAGGACTACATCCATCACTGGCACAACTCAGTCTCCATGAC ATATGTGAGTCTGTTCCTGCCAAAGTTTTCCATCTCTACTGACGCTTCCTTGGAAGACATACTGACACGTATGGGCATGACCAACGCTTTTGGGGACAATGCTGATTTCTCTGGCATGTCTGAAGAGGTCAAGCTCAAAGTCTCAAAG GTGTCCCACAAGGCTATGCTGAGTGTTACTGAGGAGGgaacagaggcagcagcagtcaACATTTTTGAGCTTATAACTGTATTGTTGCCACCAACAGTGAGAATTGACAGACCCTTCCTGGTCTTCATCCTGGAGACCTCCACCAAGAGCATCCTCTTCATGGGCAAGATCAACAACCCCACAGCTATGTAA